A single genomic interval of Plantibacter sp. Leaf314 harbors:
- a CDS encoding ABC transporter ATP-binding protein → MTTTLLARDLSLGYGDTPVVSGLSLEIPDGSFTIVIGPNACGKSTLLRGLARLLRPATGAVLLDGDDIRTLKSKDIARRLGLLPQSAIAPDGITVADLVGRGRFPHQSAMRTWSRADEQAVAAAMAATGVTELSRRLVDELSGGQRQRVWVAMALAQQTGHLLLDEPTTFLDIAHQIELMELFTDLHRDGATLVAVLHDLNHAARYATHLVAMRDGAIVAQGDPQEIITAELVEAVYDLPCRVITDPVSGTPLVLPLARRDR, encoded by the coding sequence ATGACCACGACGCTCCTCGCCCGCGACCTGAGCCTGGGCTACGGGGACACCCCCGTCGTCTCGGGGCTGTCGCTCGAGATCCCCGACGGCTCGTTCACCATCGTCATCGGACCGAACGCCTGCGGGAAGTCGACCCTGCTGCGCGGGCTCGCCAGGCTCCTGCGACCCGCCACCGGGGCCGTGCTGCTCGACGGCGACGACATCCGCACCCTGAAGTCCAAGGACATCGCGCGCCGGCTCGGGCTGCTCCCCCAGTCGGCGATCGCCCCTGACGGCATCACCGTCGCCGATCTCGTGGGACGCGGACGGTTCCCGCACCAGAGCGCCATGCGGACCTGGAGCCGAGCCGACGAGCAGGCCGTCGCAGCGGCCATGGCCGCCACCGGGGTCACCGAGTTGTCCCGCCGCCTGGTCGACGAACTGTCCGGCGGGCAACGACAACGGGTCTGGGTCGCGATGGCCCTCGCGCAGCAGACCGGGCACCTCCTCCTCGACGAACCCACGACGTTCCTCGACATCGCACATCAGATCGAGCTGATGGAGCTGTTCACGGATCTCCACCGCGACGGGGCGACCCTCGTCGCCGTCCTGCACGACCTGAACCACGCGGCACGCTACGCGACCCATCTCGTGGCCATGCGGGACGGCGCGATCGTCGCCCAGGGCGACCCGCAGGAGATCATCACCGCCGAGCTCGTCGAAGCGGTCTACGACCTGCCGTGCCGGGTCATCACCGATCCCGTCTCCGGCACGCCGTTGGTGCTCCCGCTCGCGCGGCGGGACCGGTGA
- a CDS encoding ABC transporter ATP-binding protein: protein MTGSPARLVGIALVADGRGPALAAATVLLVVHALSEAAIPVIIGATVDQAVVPSDPVALSVWMSVLVGTFLVLTVSYQSASRLMVSVYGRGEQALRHLTLSRMLRPRLSRRILSPGEALTVVTSDTYRVAGVAWSVAQQCATIAAIIGAALAMSVISPVATVVVFAATIGMMLVMRVVSRPLELRGLAEQRAATEAGAVAADFMSGFRVLVGIGGRGEAERRYRAASDVSRQAATVAGRSLAASEAVSGALAALVTAALVGLSAWFAAAGRISIGELVTVLGLAQFISGYLAQVGSFPSNWIHKLASAKRLAAVVDAADLLDEPVAPAGSSASPAGDVVLSFRAGDAETRVDVRAGELLGVRPTDSDAARALSRLLGMRTPAARGSVSLAVDGVLVDQQDLDPVAYRRRVLAPPHEQRVMSGTLADAVRGHGMTGDPDTAFVAMAALDDAVVQLGGWSSPVGEAGRRLSGGQRQRVGIARALHAEAEVLVLDEPTSAVDVLTETRIARALVEHDGTVVVITTSAVLLNACDRVVGVGRGEDADRG from the coding sequence GTGACCGGCTCCCCCGCTCGGCTCGTCGGGATCGCCCTCGTCGCGGACGGGCGCGGGCCTGCACTCGCGGCCGCGACCGTCCTCCTCGTCGTGCACGCCCTGTCGGAGGCGGCGATCCCCGTCATCATCGGTGCGACCGTCGATCAGGCGGTGGTCCCCTCGGATCCCGTCGCCCTCTCGGTCTGGATGAGCGTCCTGGTGGGCACGTTCCTCGTCCTCACCGTCAGCTACCAGTCCGCGTCCCGCCTCATGGTGTCGGTCTACGGTCGCGGCGAGCAGGCCCTCCGACACCTCACCCTCTCGCGGATGCTCCGGCCACGACTGTCCCGACGGATCCTGAGCCCGGGTGAGGCCCTGACGGTCGTCACCTCCGACACGTATCGCGTCGCCGGCGTCGCGTGGTCGGTCGCACAGCAATGCGCCACGATCGCCGCGATCATCGGCGCGGCGCTCGCGATGTCGGTGATCTCCCCGGTCGCCACGGTCGTGGTGTTCGCCGCCACCATCGGCATGATGCTCGTGATGCGCGTCGTCTCACGCCCGCTGGAGCTGCGCGGGCTCGCGGAGCAGCGGGCCGCGACGGAGGCGGGCGCGGTCGCCGCCGACTTCATGAGCGGGTTCCGGGTCCTCGTCGGCATCGGCGGGCGAGGCGAGGCCGAGCGACGATACCGGGCCGCCAGCGACGTCTCGAGACAGGCGGCGACCGTGGCCGGGCGGTCGCTCGCCGCCTCCGAGGCGGTGAGTGGCGCCCTGGCGGCGCTGGTGACAGCTGCCCTCGTGGGACTGTCCGCCTGGTTCGCCGCTGCGGGCCGCATCAGCATCGGCGAGTTGGTCACCGTGCTCGGGCTCGCCCAGTTCATCAGCGGCTACCTCGCGCAGGTGGGGTCGTTCCCGTCCAACTGGATCCACAAGCTGGCCTCCGCCAAACGGCTGGCCGCGGTCGTCGACGCCGCGGACCTCCTCGACGAGCCCGTGGCGCCGGCTGGATCGTCCGCCAGCCCCGCGGGGGACGTCGTCCTGTCCTTCCGAGCGGGCGACGCCGAGACCCGGGTGGACGTGCGGGCCGGCGAGCTGCTCGGCGTCCGTCCCACGGACAGCGACGCGGCGCGCGCCCTCTCCCGCCTGCTGGGCATGCGGACCCCCGCGGCCCGCGGCAGCGTCTCGCTCGCCGTCGACGGCGTGCTCGTCGATCAGCAGGACCTCGACCCGGTCGCCTACCGCCGGCGGGTGCTCGCCCCGCCGCACGAGCAGCGGGTCATGAGCGGCACCCTGGCCGACGCGGTGCGTGGACACGGCATGACCGGCGATCCCGACACGGCGTTCGTCGCCATGGCCGCGCTCGACGACGCGGTGGTCCAGCTCGGCGGCTGGTCGTCGCCGGTCGGCGAGGCCGGCCGACGGCTCTCCGGCGGACAGCGCCAACGCGTCGGGATCGCGCGGGCACTGCACGCCGAGGCGGAGGTGCTCGTCCTCGACGAACCGACGTCAGCGGTCGACGTGCTGACCGAGACCCGCATCGCGCGTGCACTCGTGGAGCACGATGGCACCGTCGTGGTCATCACGACCTCCGCCGTCCTCCTCAACGCCTGCGACCGGGTCGTCGGGGTCGGTCGCGGAGAGGACGCCGACCGTGGTTGA
- a CDS encoding ABC transporter ATP-binding protein — MTSATTARLPVAEAARVRAVVAALLRRHRGRTAAVVVLFLAASALGVVLPTSLGRVVDAITSEAGPSVVAGWVAGAAVGAVAAVVVMLWAVRVLTGLVQDLLAELREEVFASAMRLPVSTIDDGETADLLSRVTGDVDAVAEAGGGVAPTLLSAGFAIGVSVIALAALDPWLALAGLAAAPCYVIGTRAFLRRSRIVFREVRTREASRSQAVLDAVHGAETLTAFAAADHAIERVGERAAASIDAQIEGVRVANRLFRWINGGELVGLSAILATGFLLHAQGAVTVGLVTTAALLFHRLFGPVGQVIFGLDDIQRATVGLARLVGVIDLASASSPTAGPATDDGSGGDESAIRVRDLTFRYPTTGRGIVGVTLDVPRGTTTALVGTSGSGKSTLARVVAGHHAPTSGSLHVADTPYSLSQELHHFRGSIADNLRLGAPDASQEEMVAAVHAVGAAWAVAGLVDGPTRDPTDAVDAPVPLDEGRIQQLALARALLADPAVVILDEATADVGLHHRAAVEAAMLRLRADRTTLLIAHRLEQAATADRIAVFSDGRIIAHGTHDDLLAAPGAYRDSWLAHRQHVAEPADTTQSIDPTDPTPEPEHP; from the coding sequence ATGACCTCCGCGACCACCGCCCGGCTGCCGGTCGCCGAGGCGGCCCGGGTCCGCGCCGTCGTCGCCGCCCTGCTGCGCCGACACCGCGGACGGACCGCTGCCGTGGTGGTCCTGTTCCTCGCGGCCTCCGCCCTCGGGGTCGTGCTGCCCACCAGCCTCGGGCGGGTCGTGGACGCCATCACCTCGGAGGCCGGGCCGTCCGTCGTCGCGGGCTGGGTCGCCGGAGCCGCCGTGGGCGCGGTCGCCGCGGTCGTGGTCATGCTCTGGGCCGTGCGCGTCCTCACCGGCCTCGTGCAGGACCTGCTCGCCGAACTGCGCGAGGAGGTGTTCGCCTCGGCCATGCGACTCCCGGTGAGCACCATCGACGACGGCGAGACTGCCGACCTGCTGTCCCGGGTGACCGGCGACGTGGACGCCGTCGCCGAGGCCGGCGGTGGTGTCGCCCCCACCCTGCTGTCCGCCGGGTTCGCCATCGGCGTGTCGGTGATCGCGCTGGCCGCTCTCGACCCCTGGCTCGCCCTCGCAGGCCTCGCCGCGGCGCCGTGCTACGTCATCGGGACCCGGGCGTTCCTCCGACGCTCCCGGATCGTGTTCCGGGAGGTCCGCACGCGCGAGGCGTCGCGCAGCCAGGCCGTCTTGGACGCGGTCCACGGCGCGGAGACGCTGACCGCGTTCGCCGCCGCCGACCACGCGATCGAGCGCGTCGGCGAACGCGCGGCAGCGTCCATCGACGCGCAGATCGAGGGCGTGCGGGTGGCGAACCGGCTCTTCCGGTGGATCAACGGCGGTGAACTCGTCGGGCTGTCGGCGATCCTGGCGACCGGATTCCTACTCCACGCGCAGGGGGCGGTCACCGTCGGCCTCGTGACCACGGCCGCCCTCCTGTTCCACCGACTGTTCGGTCCGGTCGGCCAGGTGATCTTCGGGCTCGACGACATCCAGCGCGCCACCGTGGGGCTGGCGCGCCTCGTCGGGGTCATCGACCTCGCATCGGCGTCCTCGCCGACGGCCGGCCCAGCGACCGACGACGGCAGCGGCGGCGACGAGTCGGCGATCCGGGTGCGCGACCTCACGTTCCGGTACCCGACCACCGGACGCGGCATCGTCGGGGTCACGCTCGACGTCCCGCGCGGCACGACCACGGCACTCGTCGGCACCTCCGGTTCCGGCAAGAGCACCCTGGCTCGGGTCGTCGCGGGGCACCATGCACCGACGTCGGGGAGTCTGCACGTCGCCGACACCCCGTATTCCCTGTCGCAGGAGCTCCACCACTTCCGCGGCTCGATCGCCGACAACCTCCGTCTCGGGGCGCCGGACGCGAGCCAGGAGGAGATGGTCGCCGCGGTGCACGCCGTCGGTGCGGCATGGGCGGTCGCCGGACTGGTGGACGGTCCGACTCGGGACCCGACCGATGCGGTCGACGCGCCGGTGCCGCTGGACGAGGGCCGGATCCAGCAACTCGCCCTCGCCAGAGCCCTCCTGGCGGACCCGGCCGTCGTGATCCTGGACGAGGCGACGGCCGACGTCGGGCTGCACCATCGTGCAGCCGTCGAAGCGGCGATGCTGCGGCTCCGGGCCGACCGCACCACCCTCCTCATCGCCCACCGGCTGGAGCAGGCGGCGACCGCCGACCGGATCGCGGTCTTCTCGGACGGGCGGATCATCGCGCACGGCACCCATGACGATCTGCTCGCAGCCCCCGGCGCCTACCGCGACTCGTGGCTCGCCCACCGGCAGCACGTCGCCGAACCCGCCGACACCACCCAATCCATCGACCCCACCGACCCCACCCCAGAGCCGGAGCACCCATGA
- a CDS encoding siderophore-interacting protein: MTIHRGIVTETSVLSPNLIRVTLGGPGVADFISTGTGDEYVRVFFPHGDDPADVSLPLPVGDWWEWPEGTLQAPMRTYTVSGVRTDQNEIDLDFVVHEAGVAGPWAARARPGHVLGLNAPTGLYDPPEDTEWQVLVADLSGLPAVRRIVAQTPRGLRTRVVLEVPSEQDRIAFETGLDVLVTWVVGGNGYGPSALGRLVRSVVDERLALDQGYVWVAGETVALRDARKYLRRELGLPATRFKVVGYWTPIAAWDEKFAALPTDVQAELDAIWTATDDAEPEDVQIRFEEQLDRLGL, encoded by the coding sequence ATGACCATCCACCGCGGCATCGTCACCGAGACGAGCGTCCTCAGCCCCAACCTGATCCGTGTCACCCTCGGAGGCCCGGGCGTCGCCGACTTCATCAGCACCGGGACGGGAGACGAGTACGTCCGCGTCTTCTTCCCCCACGGCGACGACCCGGCGGACGTCTCGCTGCCCCTCCCCGTCGGCGACTGGTGGGAGTGGCCCGAAGGCACCCTGCAGGCACCGATGCGGACCTACACGGTCTCCGGCGTCCGCACGGACCAGAACGAGATCGACCTCGACTTCGTCGTGCACGAGGCGGGCGTCGCCGGCCCGTGGGCGGCTCGGGCTCGGCCAGGGCACGTACTCGGGCTGAACGCGCCGACCGGGCTGTACGACCCTCCGGAGGACACTGAATGGCAGGTGTTGGTGGCCGACCTCTCCGGCCTGCCTGCCGTCCGCCGGATCGTCGCGCAGACCCCACGCGGACTCCGGACCCGGGTGGTGCTCGAGGTGCCGTCCGAGCAGGACCGGATCGCGTTCGAGACGGGCCTCGATGTGCTGGTCACCTGGGTGGTCGGCGGGAACGGGTACGGTCCGAGCGCGCTCGGACGACTCGTCCGGAGCGTCGTCGACGAGCGGCTCGCCCTCGATCAGGGCTACGTCTGGGTGGCGGGTGAGACGGTCGCCCTCCGGGATGCGCGGAAATACCTGCGCCGGGAGCTCGGACTGCCGGCCACGCGGTTCAAGGTCGTGGGCTACTGGACGCCGATCGCCGCCTGGGACGAGAAGTTCGCCGCCCTGCCCACCGACGTCCAAGCGGAACTCGACGCCATCTGGACCGCGACCGACGACGCCGAGCCGGAGGACGTCCAGATCCGGTTCGAGGAGCAGCTCGACCGACTCGGGCTCTGA
- a CDS encoding cell wall metabolism sensor histidine kinase WalK, giving the protein MPRWIGQGERHPRLGLVSRSQGPLALGVVVVTAIVGATTPAFLSVRELQLSWVVMGLALIATLAIPWERLGRAWALVLVSADLAVVGLVTHAVSPVLGASIVLLAFPVLWLAHGFGRLGAALALIGSVLVIWLPNVLYGEYPGSVQAWSELIALTVLLLLVIVVVSLQSGRFERAQASLRAEADAKVEALASQNRLAVMLRSVVAEVNVGLVFFDEHGEQILNNRTSIELAALAGYDPATGSARFVWAADGVTPLAREEQPVIRVLGGQDVRDFFYRVGPPGKQRALVANGRSVRDATGAPHGAVLVGQDVTELTEAVRMRSESLTSLSHELRTPLTSILGYLDLLGDDDDLAPQVRSQLAVIRRSADHLGRLAEQFLAASAPELELSTEAVDLGGLVVDAVAERRRLGLPTGVELRLGARPELRLDADRRRIEELLAILLDNAAAYTREGEIFVSARSDGREAVIRVSDTGIGIPEDELASVFERFHRAANVREETIRGSGLGLTIARSIVRAHGGTIEAFATGNPGTTILVRLPLRRAEPAGAPKATDPRSRRVGPARRGTDQG; this is encoded by the coding sequence ATGCCACGTTGGATCGGACAGGGCGAGCGCCACCCCCGGCTCGGATTGGTGAGCCGGAGCCAGGGTCCGCTGGCGCTGGGGGTGGTCGTGGTCACCGCGATCGTCGGAGCCACGACGCCGGCGTTCCTCAGCGTCAGGGAGCTGCAGCTGTCCTGGGTCGTCATGGGCCTGGCGCTCATCGCCACCCTCGCGATCCCGTGGGAACGGCTCGGACGGGCCTGGGCGCTCGTCCTGGTCAGTGCGGACCTCGCCGTCGTCGGGCTCGTGACCCATGCGGTGTCGCCGGTCCTCGGCGCATCGATCGTCCTGCTCGCCTTCCCGGTGCTGTGGCTGGCCCACGGCTTCGGTCGTCTCGGCGCCGCCCTTGCGCTCATCGGCAGCGTGCTCGTCATCTGGTTGCCGAACGTGCTCTACGGCGAGTACCCCGGGAGCGTCCAGGCCTGGAGCGAGCTGATCGCGCTCACGGTCTTGCTGCTGCTCGTCATCGTCGTCGTGAGTCTGCAGTCCGGACGGTTCGAGCGCGCCCAGGCGAGCCTCCGCGCCGAGGCCGACGCGAAGGTCGAAGCCCTCGCCTCGCAGAACCGGCTCGCCGTGATGCTCCGTTCCGTGGTCGCGGAGGTCAACGTCGGACTCGTCTTCTTCGACGAACACGGCGAGCAGATCCTCAACAACCGGACCTCCATCGAGCTCGCCGCGCTGGCCGGCTACGACCCGGCGACCGGGAGTGCACGCTTCGTCTGGGCGGCGGACGGTGTCACGCCACTGGCCCGCGAGGAACAGCCGGTGATCCGGGTCCTCGGCGGTCAGGACGTCCGCGACTTCTTCTATCGCGTGGGGCCGCCGGGCAAGCAGCGGGCCCTCGTCGCCAACGGCCGGTCCGTCCGCGATGCGACCGGCGCACCGCACGGAGCGGTCCTCGTCGGACAGGACGTGACCGAACTCACCGAGGCGGTCCGGATGCGATCCGAGTCGCTCACGAGCCTCAGCCACGAGCTGCGGACGCCGCTCACGAGCATCCTCGGCTACCTCGACCTCCTCGGTGACGACGACGACCTCGCTCCGCAGGTGCGCTCGCAGCTCGCCGTCATCCGCCGGAGCGCCGACCACCTCGGGCGTCTCGCGGAGCAGTTCCTCGCTGCCAGCGCACCGGAGCTGGAGCTCTCCACCGAAGCCGTCGACCTCGGTGGCCTCGTCGTCGACGCGGTCGCGGAGCGGCGACGCCTCGGACTCCCCACCGGCGTCGAACTCCGACTGGGAGCCCGTCCCGAACTGCGCCTCGACGCCGATCGCCGTCGGATCGAGGAGCTGCTCGCCATCCTGCTCGACAACGCGGCGGCGTACACGAGGGAGGGGGAGATCTTCGTGAGCGCCCGGTCGGACGGACGAGAGGCGGTCATCCGGGTCTCGGACACGGGGATCGGCATCCCCGAGGACGAACTCGCCTCCGTCTTCGAGCGCTTCCATCGGGCGGCGAACGTGCGGGAGGAGACCATCCGAGGGTCGGGGCTCGGACTCACCATCGCCCGGTCGATCGTCCGCGCGCACGGCGGCACGATCGAGGCGTTCGCGACGGGGAACCCCGGGACGACGATCCTGGTGCGGCTGCCGCTCCGGCGGGCCGAACCTGCAGGGGCGCCCAAGGCCACGGACCCACGCTCGCGCCGCGTCGGCCCGGCCCGCCGTGGTACAGATCAGGGCTGA
- a CDS encoding helix-turn-helix transcriptional regulator produces MTEDLEPAAELFKALSSVSRLRLLRILAAGTSTVGQLADASGLSQPLVSQHLRTLRSAGLVSVERVGREAHYEVADVHVSHIVDDAVLHALEG; encoded by the coding sequence ATGACTGAGGATCTGGAACCGGCTGCCGAACTGTTCAAGGCCCTCTCCTCGGTGTCGCGGCTCCGACTGCTGCGGATCCTCGCCGCCGGCACCTCCACGGTCGGTCAGCTCGCGGACGCGAGCGGCCTGTCCCAACCGCTGGTGTCGCAGCACCTCCGGACGCTGCGTTCGGCGGGCCTCGTGTCCGTGGAGCGCGTCGGACGGGAGGCCCACTACGAGGTCGCCGACGTCCACGTCTCGCACATCGTCGACGACGCGGTCCTCCACGCGCTCGAGGGATAG